In Streptomyces longhuiensis, the following proteins share a genomic window:
- a CDS encoding zinc-dependent alcohol dehydrogenase family protein, which produces MRATTIHAPFDMRVEDVPEPVVQLPTDAVVRVLRACICGSDLWAYRGEAARQPGQRIGHEFLGIVEETGSEVTGVRRGDLVVAPFMWSDGVCDYCTEGLTTSCEHGGFWGAVGYDGGQGEAVRVPYADGTLVQLPADAASDEHLLSALLTLSDVMGTGHHAALGAGARAGATVAVVGDGAVGLCAVLAAKRLGAERIIALGRHQVRTDIARRFGATDVVAERGDAAIEAVRELTRGQGAHAVIEAVGTEQSMSTAVNITRDGGAIGFVGVPHGSGTGLDLSVMFDRNIALRGGVAPVRTYIPQLLPDILDGTIDPSPVFDLTVGLEGVPDGYKAMDQRTALKVLVTN; this is translated from the coding sequence ATGCGCGCCACCACCATCCATGCCCCGTTCGACATGCGCGTGGAGGACGTGCCGGAGCCCGTCGTCCAGCTCCCCACCGACGCCGTCGTCAGGGTCCTGCGCGCCTGCATCTGCGGCAGCGACCTGTGGGCGTACCGCGGCGAGGCGGCACGCCAGCCCGGCCAGCGCATCGGACACGAGTTCCTCGGCATCGTCGAGGAGACCGGCTCCGAGGTGACCGGCGTCCGGCGCGGCGACCTGGTCGTCGCCCCCTTCATGTGGTCGGACGGGGTCTGCGACTACTGCACCGAGGGCCTCACCACCTCCTGCGAGCACGGCGGCTTCTGGGGCGCGGTCGGTTACGACGGCGGCCAGGGCGAAGCGGTCCGCGTCCCGTACGCGGACGGCACCCTCGTCCAGCTGCCCGCCGACGCCGCCTCCGACGAGCACCTCCTGTCCGCGCTGCTCACGCTCTCCGACGTCATGGGCACCGGCCACCACGCCGCGCTCGGCGCGGGTGCGCGCGCGGGCGCCACGGTCGCCGTCGTCGGTGACGGAGCCGTCGGCCTGTGCGCGGTCCTCGCGGCCAAGCGGCTCGGCGCCGAGCGGATCATCGCGCTCGGCCGCCACCAGGTCCGCACCGACATCGCGCGCCGCTTCGGCGCCACCGACGTCGTCGCCGAGCGCGGCGACGCGGCGATCGAGGCCGTCCGTGAGCTGACCCGCGGCCAGGGCGCCCACGCCGTGATCGAGGCCGTCGGCACCGAGCAGTCCATGAGCACGGCCGTGAACATCACCCGCGACGGCGGCGCCATCGGCTTCGTCGGCGTGCCGCACGGCAGCGGCACCGGTCTCGACCTGAGCGTCATGTTCGACCGGAACATCGCCCTGCGTGGCGGCGTCGCGCCCGTGCGCACGTACATCCCGCAGCTGCTGCCCGACATCCTCGACGGCACGATCGACCCGTCGCCCGTCTTCGACCTGACCGTCGGCCTCGAAGGTGTACCCGACGGCTACAAGGCGATGGACCAGCGCACCGCGCTCAAGGTGCTCGTCACGAACTGA
- a CDS encoding lysoplasmalogenase has translation MTPTPAPVPAPAEAPAPARERAARLLLAAFALASAVDLIALLAGTDAVHTAAKPLLMPLLAAYGVLRGGPRLLTAALLLGWGGDLLLLFDADLAFLAGMGSFAAGHVCYLVLFKRAGTPRARGALLAAAYGVALVTTVALLWPDLPADMRGPVAGYSLLLTAMAYGSSRLGATAGWGGALFLLSDTLIATGVADWPQLPRPDFWVMLTYLAAQYLLARGVLGHPLDARAVPVAAYRERRTTAT, from the coding sequence GTGACGCCGACCCCGGCCCCGGTGCCGGCGCCCGCAGAGGCGCCGGCACCCGCCCGCGAGCGCGCGGCGCGCCTCCTGCTCGCCGCCTTCGCCCTGGCGTCCGCCGTCGACCTGATCGCCCTGCTCGCCGGGACCGACGCGGTCCACACCGCCGCCAAGCCCCTCCTCATGCCGCTGCTCGCCGCCTACGGCGTCCTGCGCGGCGGCCCCCGGCTCCTGACCGCCGCGCTGCTCCTCGGGTGGGGCGGCGACCTGCTGCTGCTCTTCGACGCCGACCTCGCGTTCCTCGCGGGCATGGGGTCCTTCGCCGCCGGACACGTCTGCTACCTCGTGCTCTTCAAGCGCGCGGGCACGCCACGCGCGCGTGGCGCCCTGCTCGCGGCCGCGTACGGCGTCGCGCTCGTGACGACCGTGGCGCTCCTGTGGCCCGACCTGCCGGCCGACATGCGCGGGCCCGTCGCCGGTTACAGCCTGCTCCTGACCGCCATGGCGTACGGCTCCTCGCGCCTGGGCGCCACGGCGGGGTGGGGCGGCGCGCTCTTCCTGCTGTCGGACACCCTCATCGCGACCGGCGTCGCCGACTGGCCGCAGCTCCCGCGGCCCGACTTCTGGGTCATGCTCACCTACCTCGCCGCCCAGTACCTGCTGGCGCGCGGAGTGCTCGGACACCCCCTCGACGCGCGGGCCGTACCCGTGGCGGCGTACCGTGAAAGGCGCACGACCGCCACCTGA